In a single window of the Gemmatimonadota bacterium genome:
- the miaB gene encoding tRNA (N6-isopentenyl adenosine(37)-C2)-methylthiotransferase MiaB has translation MDSTDSTVLEPSSAPPAAEARSLYVETYGCQMNKADSELIVGLLAREGYRVTDRVDRADVILVNTCAIRENAEQRVIGRMSELNRFKTANPDLILGLCGCMSQHLGDRIIERAPYIDLVAGPDSYRRLPAMLRALDAESEPALSLTWDRAEHYLDIDPVREAGVNGWVTIMRGCDKMCSFCIVPFVRGRERSTPHGEVIRQVERLAAEGYREVTLLGQTVNKYQDGEVDFADLLTRTAEVDGIERIRFTSPHPSHFPDRLIEVMAASPKICPHTHLPLQSGAQATLSRMRRDYTPEVFLDVVRRLRERMPRIALTTDIIVGFCGETEAEYEATCEMMRTVRFDSAFMFKYSPRPGTASHKRLADDVPEEVKGRRLTAVIEMQKAISESRNRAYRGETVNVLVEGTSRRDADKLFGKTDGFKTVVFPMREGIESNMIVPVRVNGSTPFTLFGDVVATA, from the coding sequence ATGGACAGCACGGACAGCACGGTTCTCGAGCCGTCCTCGGCGCCTCCCGCGGCAGAGGCGCGGTCCCTGTACGTGGAGACCTACGGCTGCCAGATGAACAAGGCGGACTCCGAGCTGATCGTGGGGCTGCTCGCCCGCGAGGGCTACCGGGTCACCGACCGGGTCGACCGGGCCGACGTGATCCTGGTGAATACCTGCGCCATCCGCGAGAACGCGGAGCAGCGGGTAATCGGGCGCATGTCCGAACTGAACCGGTTCAAGACGGCCAACCCCGACCTGATCCTGGGGCTCTGCGGGTGCATGTCCCAGCACCTCGGCGACCGGATCATCGAGCGCGCACCCTACATCGACCTGGTCGCGGGACCCGACAGCTACCGGCGCCTGCCGGCCATGCTCCGCGCGCTGGATGCGGAAAGCGAACCGGCGCTGAGCCTGACCTGGGACCGTGCGGAGCACTATCTCGACATCGACCCCGTCAGGGAAGCCGGTGTAAACGGCTGGGTCACGATCATGCGCGGATGCGACAAGATGTGCTCATTCTGCATCGTGCCCTTCGTGCGTGGCCGGGAGCGCAGCACGCCCCACGGCGAAGTGATCCGCCAGGTCGAACGCCTCGCGGCGGAAGGCTACCGGGAAGTGACCCTGCTCGGGCAGACCGTGAACAAGTACCAGGACGGCGAGGTGGATTTCGCGGACCTGCTTACCCGGACGGCGGAAGTCGACGGCATCGAGCGCATCCGGTTCACTTCGCCCCATCCGTCGCATTTCCCGGACCGGTTGATCGAGGTCATGGCGGCTTCCCCGAAGATCTGTCCCCACACGCACCTTCCGCTGCAGTCCGGTGCGCAGGCGACCCTGTCCCGCATGCGCAGGGACTATACCCCGGAGGTGTTTCTCGACGTCGTCCGGCGGCTTCGGGAGCGCATGCCCCGGATCGCATTGACGACGGATATCATCGTGGGCTTCTGCGGGGAAACGGAAGCGGAATACGAGGCGACCTGCGAGATGATGCGGACCGTGCGGTTCGACAGCGCCTTCATGTTCAAGTATTCACCCCGGCCCGGGACCGCATCCCACAAACGCCTGGCCGACGACGTGCCGGAAGAAGTGAAGGGTCGGCGCCTGACGGCCGTCATCGAGATGCAGAAGGCGATCTCCGAATCCCGGAACCGCGCGTACCGGGGAGAGACCGTGAACGTGCTCGTCGAAGGAACATCCAGGCGGGACGCCGACAAGCTCTTCGGCAAGACGGACGGTTTCAAGACCGTCGTGTTTCCGATGCGGGAGGGCATCGAATCCAACATGATCGTGCCCGTGCGCGTGAACGGATCCACGCCCTTCACGCTGTTCGGAGACGTTGTGGCGACGGCGTAG
- a CDS encoding M23 family metallopeptidase, with amino-acid sequence MIKRRMPTGLLVLHFGDRTVRISGLPVAVMLGTLLMVTGVLYAGARSWLAEHRHGSMHEEIRILEQSSQTNKARLESLIASEETARLIAGLPSIHPDIRQVGVGGPAPSPDPGFAPDSPYYRATRLHSEMENSRRRSSLSLRSMEDIEQHIREVDDRWQFVPSITPATGVITSRYGLRTDPFTGLYTMHHGIDIAAAPGTPVKSPAGGVVARTGVDPRYGLYLDVDHLNGYKTRFGHLSAILVKKGEELKRGDIIGRVGMTGRTTGNHLHYEVHKDHRRVNPMQYIRSENGC; translated from the coding sequence TTGATAAAACGCCGAATGCCGACCGGGCTGCTGGTCTTGCATTTCGGGGATAGAACGGTTCGGATATCCGGACTGCCAGTCGCCGTCATGCTGGGCACGCTGCTCATGGTAACGGGTGTCTTGTATGCCGGTGCGCGGTCATGGCTCGCCGAACACCGACACGGCAGCATGCACGAAGAGATCAGGATCCTGGAGCAGTCCAGCCAGACGAACAAGGCCAGGCTGGAATCGCTCATCGCATCGGAAGAGACCGCCCGGCTCATCGCGGGACTTCCGAGCATCCATCCGGATATCCGCCAGGTGGGTGTGGGTGGACCGGCCCCGTCGCCGGATCCGGGATTCGCGCCCGATTCGCCCTACTACCGGGCTACCAGGCTGCACTCCGAGATGGAGAACTCCCGCCGCAGATCGAGTCTTTCGCTCAGGAGCATGGAGGATATCGAGCAGCATATCCGAGAGGTCGACGACCGTTGGCAGTTCGTTCCCTCGATCACTCCGGCGACCGGTGTGATTACCAGCCGGTACGGCCTGCGGACCGACCCCTTCACCGGTCTCTACACCATGCACCACGGGATCGATATCGCCGCGGCCCCCGGGACCCCGGTCAAGTCGCCGGCCGGCGGCGTCGTGGCCAGGACCGGCGTGGACCCCCGCTACGGCCTGTACCTCGACGTGGACCACCTGAACGGATACAAGACCCGCTTCGGCCATCTTTCCGCCATCCTGGTGAAGAAGGGCGAGGAACTGAAGCGCGGCGATATCATCGGACGGGTGGGCATGACGGGGAGAACCACCGGAAACCACCTGCACTACGAGGTTCACAAGGACCACAGGCGCGTCAATCCCATGCAGTACATCCGGTCGGAAAACGGCTGCTGA
- a CDS encoding peptidoglycan DD-metalloendopeptidase family protein: MLRRKFVSFIHLPANARDETREYGLLPVLAGLAVLVLLMLVGWHIGASYLTTLFDDGALTERERENNRLREQLSALHELDGTLESRIENLSERAADIDKIVHGPNAPDPLAPHGPAAGAEESPPAQASVEWTQSPAAAIDRIGGRIDRLLDETRAELASLQSVEAASRADEAYWRGIPIISPVQGPVSRPFGTSRNLLSDEVRVHGGLDIAANKDDPVRATAYGVVSRTGVNASLGRYVDINHQNGYVTRYGHLSEVLVERRKRVERGEIIGMVGMTGKTSGYHIHYEVHHEGRILDPSTWFFPERGL, from the coding sequence ATGCTGCGACGAAAGTTCGTTTCATTCATACATTTACCGGCCAATGCCCGGGACGAAACCCGGGAGTACGGCCTCCTTCCGGTCCTGGCGGGTCTCGCCGTCCTTGTGCTTCTGATGCTGGTCGGTTGGCATATCGGTGCGTCCTACCTGACGACCTTGTTCGACGACGGCGCCCTGACGGAACGGGAGCGGGAGAACAACCGTCTGCGGGAGCAGTTGAGCGCCCTGCATGAGTTGGACGGTACGCTCGAATCGCGGATTGAGAATCTGTCGGAACGCGCGGCGGATATCGACAAGATCGTCCACGGCCCCAATGCGCCTGATCCGCTTGCTCCGCATGGCCCGGCTGCCGGCGCCGAAGAATCCCCGCCGGCCCAGGCATCCGTCGAGTGGACACAATCGCCCGCCGCGGCCATAGACCGGATCGGCGGACGGATCGACCGGTTACTGGACGAAACCCGCGCGGAGCTGGCCAGCCTGCAGTCCGTCGAAGCGGCATCCAGGGCTGACGAGGCCTACTGGCGCGGAATCCCCATCATCTCGCCGGTGCAGGGACCGGTTTCGAGACCGTTCGGTACGTCGCGTAACCTGCTGAGCGACGAGGTGCGCGTGCACGGCGGACTGGATATCGCCGCGAACAAGGACGATCCGGTTCGGGCCACGGCATACGGCGTGGTCTCACGGACCGGCGTGAACGCGAGCCTCGGCAGGTACGTGGATATCAATCATCAGAACGGGTACGTCACGCGTTACGGCCACCTTTCCGAAGTGCTGGTCGAACGCCGGAAACGGGTGGAACGCGGGGAGATCATCGGGATGGTCGGAATGACCGGAAAGACCAGCGGCTACCATATACATTACGAGGTCCACCACGAAGGCCGAATCCTCGATCCGTCGACCTGGTTCTTCCCGGAAAGGGGCCTGTGA
- a CDS encoding sigma-70 family RNA polymerase sigma factor, with amino-acid sequence MLVNLPVLRQRVPDRLDHQKRPIGREIPVKWGRKRPRSQTNKQELSQHVSTITKTNTAATEDRSLDLYLQEIGNVPLLMAEEETELARSVRAGDQKALEKLTSSNLRFVVSVAKQYQNQGLSLSDLINEGNIGLIKAAKRFDETKGFKFISYAVWWIRQSILQALAEQSRIVRLPLSRVGTLHKIGRLSSEFEQEFGREPSTEEIAEELDMNPGDVKDTMRIASRHVSLDAPLKTGEDNRLLDLIEDDDQDAPDEALMVDALKDEIFRALGSLTKREAAVIALYYGINMERSYTLEEIGTRFSLTRERVRQIKEKALRRLRHVSRSQKLRAYLN; translated from the coding sequence ATGTTAGTAAACTTGCCGGTTTTACGGCAGCGTGTACCGGACCGCCTGGACCACCAGAAACGTCCGATCGGGCGGGAGATTCCGGTTAAGTGGGGACGGAAGCGGCCCCGAAGTCAAACGAATAAACAGGAGTTGTCACAGCACGTGAGTACGATAACGAAAACCAATACGGCGGCGACGGAAGACCGGTCTCTCGACCTCTACCTGCAGGAGATCGGCAACGTGCCGCTTCTGATGGCCGAAGAAGAAACCGAACTGGCCCGGTCGGTCCGGGCTGGCGACCAGAAGGCGCTGGAGAAGCTGACGTCCTCCAATCTCCGGTTCGTGGTGAGTGTGGCCAAGCAGTACCAGAACCAGGGACTTTCCCTGTCCGACCTGATCAACGAAGGCAATATCGGGCTGATCAAGGCGGCCAAGCGGTTCGACGAGACCAAGGGCTTCAAGTTCATTTCCTACGCGGTCTGGTGGATCCGGCAGTCCATTCTCCAGGCGCTTGCCGAGCAGTCCCGCATCGTGCGGCTTCCGTTGAGCCGGGTCGGCACGCTCCACAAGATCGGCCGGCTTTCCAGTGAATTCGAGCAGGAGTTCGGGCGCGAGCCCAGCACCGAGGAGATCGCCGAGGAGCTGGACATGAATCCCGGCGACGTGAAGGACACGATGCGCATCGCGAGCCGTCACGTGTCGCTGGACGCGCCGCTCAAGACGGGTGAAGACAACCGGTTGCTGGACCTCATCGAGGACGACGACCAGGATGCGCCGGACGAGGCGCTCATGGTGGATGCGCTCAAAGATGAGATCTTCAGGGCGCTCGGGTCCCTGACCAAGCGGGAGGCGGCCGTGATCGCGTTGTATTACGGCATTAACATGGAAAGATCCTATACCCTCGAGGAGATCGGGACGCGGTTCAGTCTCACGAGGGAGCGCGTGCGCCAGATCAAGGAAAAAGCGCTGCGCAGGCTTCGCCACGTCTCCAGGAGCCAGAAGCTTCGGGCCTATCTGAACTGA